DNA from Clupea harengus chromosome 2, Ch_v2.0.2, whole genome shotgun sequence:
GTTATCGATAATTTATGCACTGGGATTGCAAAATGttttatcacacacaaactttaatGATCCAGTGATGGGCAAAAAtatatcaaaatgtattttgatacaaaatacccctcaaataaatgtattcaaataaaatacaaaatactggtgccagaaaatgtaacaaaatacaatacatgtctttttctggattttccgttttctcacaatttggtatagcagagcattcaggtttggggtaaacagtggcgtaacgtagttactacgggcccaggtgcaggctataaTGACTGGTGTCGGGGGAGAATccgtatttccgctgggatccgtattgaaaccggaagtgagtacttaattccgtttaatgtatgcatttgtatttTGCTGCGGTATGTGGTGTACTGAATAGCACTGATAAGTAGtctttataattatttacatctgtaaaaatgtatttgatagtCTGCATCTTGTTTTTGCACTCAGAGCACATCACCCCTAAACTCTAGgtctagctagcttgttagctatcCAGTTGCTCGCCAACTGACTAGTTTGTTACTTGCTGTTGCCACAGGCTTTTCTTATAGTCTTTATAGAATCAAATGTGCTGACATTCACATATTTTACACAACGGGTGTGATCACTTGTCGGGgatgacaagttttaaccaaccagaggATTACGtactcacttccggtttcaatacggatcccagcggaaatacggATTCTCCCCCCGacagagtcaatgagagagatctggggcaaTTTCCATtgccatttgaagcaccacttttgcctgactgttgcctgattcgacaatgacattcagaggcagatcagatggtctagtggtagaatccgacagaaaaaaaatctccttctgcctaaacactggaaaaagtattttaaatacaaaattacattctattttttttggccctatcaaatacaaattacaaaatactcaaaagtcattgaaatacgtatttcaaatacaagtaatagaaatactgcccatctctgggCAGAGCGCATTGTTAGTTTAAATGACTCAAATGGACATGGACATTGCTGTTATGGATAAGTAAGCGGTAAATTGCAGGCACACTGACACTAACGCAGAGGTAACCCCTGTGCCCCCTCAGCCTCTAGGAATGAGGAGAGTGTGGGGCAGCAGAGCTGGGAGAGGCAGCTGGAGCTGGCCGTGGCATGGAACCGCGTGGACATCGCAGAGAGCGAGATCTTCACTGAGGAGAGCAAGTGGAAGGTTGGCATTCAGCACAGTTCTCACCATAATCAGGCAATACTGGCAGTGCCAGAGGTGGCTACAGAGGAGGTTCTGTAAAATAGTATTCACTTTTACTTTACACGCTTTAATGTTTCAAGGTGCATTTTAACTTGTTAAACATTTATACCATCCTCAAACTATGTTTACATTTGCATCAGTTAATTTAGAAAACATCTCTGTCCCAAGTCACAGCACAGGAGCGGTGTGATTtaatcagtatgtgtgctctctgggaatcaaacccagagTCGTGATGTTCATCACACATTACTAGTAGTTAAGGGATGGGAACACTTCACACATACAATATGCTTCAACAACATACAACAATTGTTATgagaatatacattttaaagGAGCTTGCAGTTTATATCCCTTTTTCCTCCCCACCGTCCAGCAATCTCACACTTCAACACCATAAACCTCTAAAACAGCTGTTCTGACTATATAGAGTCAGCAGGGCCCCATGAGGTTTTTATCCCTCTTTCCTTTCCGTAGTCCAGTGATCTGCACGACGCCATGTTCTCGGCCCTGGTGGGCCACAAATCAGAGTTTGTGCGCCTGCTTCTGGAGAACGGCGTGAGCATCCCTCAGTTCCTGGACAAGAAGGGCAAGATGCTGTGCGAGCTCTACACCAACATGCCCAGCTGCTTCTTCCTGCGCAAGCTGGTAAAGCGGCTACAGGGCGACAAGCGCCACAGCCAGACGAACCACCGCAAGAACATATCCCTCGGCGCCGTGGGAGAGGTCTTGCGCCAGCTGCTGGGCAGCTTCACCCAGCTCATCTACTTGCCTACGCAATCACACGACCTCATCAAGATTGCAGAGGAGGACCCCGACAACACTGTGATTGTAAGTCTGAGTTGTCAAGTCACTGTAAAGAGTGATAATACATAAGAGATAAGAGATCTAGATATGGATAGAGGTTTGTAAATTCTGACATTCTGACACaacctttgtgtctgttttgtccTTCAGCGAGACCCTGGGAGAGATTTCTTCCTCTGGGCCATTCTGCAGAATAACAGAGAACTGGCCCAGATCGCCTGGGAACAGGTACAAGACAAGAGAAAACACTATGTGATAGGACAGATAGAACGGTCAAATCAATAGagttccctttctcttcttcatcaATTCAAACCAAATGGTTGACTTGAACACAGGGAAGTTGACACAGTTCAGCACAAGAAaatacagtttaaaaaaaagtgtttatgatttttttttatgaaactcCAATAAAATGGGAATGGGTTCAGATTGAACTAAAAGTGTCTATCATTATTTTGTCTGCTTGTGTTCTCAAGAACCACTTGAACAagcattttaataaataaaactaaagTTCACGTTATTAATGGAAATATCTTGTTTTCATAGTGCCGAGACAGCACAGCTGCTGCTTTGGCAGCCAGCAAGATTCTAAAGAAGCTGGCGCAGGAGTCAGATGACGATGAAGATGATGCCAATATGAGAGAACTTGCCAACCACTATGAGAGACAGGCCATTGGTAATACCTTAAATAAAGTTCAGTCTTAGGCTTTTTATACTGGTGATCTCAGGCTTCATGCACTATTCAGCATTGCACTAGCAGTGCACGGCCATTGCAGTTTTGGGAGTGCTTGCAGTGATGTCACCTTTACTGAGCCGCATGGTTGTTTTTTGTAGATATAAAAAATCTATGACTAATATAAGTAGATGAACGATATGGTTCATGGGCCTCTTTAATGCTGTTCATTGTTAATGCTTAAGGGAGAAACCTTCTGAAACACAAAAAGAGGTCATGCTAATTTTGAATGTGCAGCATGACTCAGCCGATTTGAATCATTACTTCCTCTTTCTATAGAGAGGAATTCTATTTAGTGAATGTATATGGCTGCTAAATATAGAACAGCAGTAACTCTCCTATTTCTGTTGGAAATTCAAGGCTGTAACCCTCTTATCTAatgctttctctttccctccccctatccctgtctgtctctatctatctctctcacacacacacacacattcactggtaTCCAAGGTGTGTTCAGTGAGTGCCATAGCTGGGATGACCAGCGAGCCCAGAGACTTCTGATCCGTATCTCGCCGTCTTGGGGCAAAACCACGTGTCTGCGTTTGGCACTGGAGGCGAACGATAAGAGCTTTGTGGCACAGTCAGGggttcaggtctgtgtgtgtgtttgtgagagaggtgtatttaatatttaaacTCTGCCTTTTAGAAAGagctttacttttttttccattgcaaGATAAAGTTATCTTTATAGCTTGTCAAGGTTTACACCATTGGTTGTGTGTTCTAGATATATCTACTGAACAAAAGTGCACTTGTCTAGACTGCCAAATTGACCAAAGATAGAATGTttagaaccttttttttttaacatgaccCAAACATGCCTGAGGCAAGAAAGTAAGGCTTGTGATTCCCTGGTTGTTTGAGGCTCACTTGCCTGACATAAGGTCGTGTTGATGCCTCAGGCTCTCCTGACCCAAATCTGGTGTGGGGAGTTAGCTGTGGACACCCCCCAGTGGAAGCTGGTCCTCTGTATGCTGTTTTCCCCACTCATCTACACTGGTTTCATAACCTATAGGTAAATTCAGAGTTAAGCTCCTCTCTACACCTTGATGAAACAATGTCTAGCAAGTGCAACGACTAACTTTGTGCTTCACATGTAAATAGTTAAATAGGCCTAATTGTGGTAAAACTTTTTCTTATTATAAAGACACAGCAGATCCAGCAGTTATTTTAAgtacaattaaataaataaatgagattaaaataaaaaatttaaataataaCCTGCCAAGTAAAATCCTGTTTATAAATTGATCAGGCGTAATGAAGATATTGAGAGAGAAGCCATGAGAAATGAGGAGTTGCTGGCTATGGAGTCTGTGACAGGAAGCTCAACCAATACCAGGATGAAGACTTCATTCCGGTAAGAACAAGAGGCGCAACAGAGTGCTAATGTAGACCATTTGTTTGGAACAGCTTTACTGAGAAACGTCTGCTCTTCCAGTGATCCCCAGGACGGCGCTCAGCTGAAGCCTCTGTCCTGCTTAACCAAGCTGGCGAGCTTCTACGCGGCTCCTCAGGTGAAGTTCTTCTGGAATATCGCCTCCTACTTTGGGTTCCTCTGGCTGTTCTCCATCGTGTTGATGATCGACTTCCAGCCCACGCCGTCATGGAGGGAGTGGCTGCTGTACGTCTGGTTGACTTCTTTGGTGTTTGAGGAAGTCAGGCAGGTGAGGTATAAGCCACACTAGTATAttgctcttttctcctcttgaTGTGGAAATACAATGTCAGCAtgtactctcacacatataagcacacaaTATTATGAGTGGTCAATTCTCCTGTGTAATGAGCCCCActctatgtctttctctttttctacctGTCAATCTTACTTTGTGCACTGTAGCTTTTCGATGATCCGGATGGATTTGGGTTCCGAAGGAAAGCCAATTTATATATTAATGACTTGTGGAACATTCTAGATGTGGTTTCCATCCTGCTCTTCATCGCTGGTCTTGCCTGCAGGTTAGATTTGAGTCTCAAACTGTCGATAATACATTAATATTACTTTTAAAAGTCACTAGGTAGGTGTATGCACGTGCTTCACTACCCAAATCTCTGTCATTACCCAGAATCCTTTGCTCATGAGGGAACTTCTCTCCTGCAGGTGGACCAGCAGTGCGTTTTATGCGGGAAAGGTCATCCTCTGCATCGATTTCATCATCTTCTGTCTGCGGCTGATGGCCATCTTCACCATCAGCAGAACCCTGGGCCCAAAAATCATCATTGTCAAAAAGATGGTGGGCACCTGGTCTCAATAGACGAGGCATTCAATCTCCCTGTGTTTTTATATTCCATTTCAGCGATTGCAGAGGGCTTATATGCACttatttttccctctctccagatGATGGACCTTTTCTTCTTCATGTTCCTGCTCAGTATCTGGGTGGTGGCCTACGGGGTGGCTAAACAGGGCATTCTGATCCACAACGAGGAGAGACTGGACTGGATCGTCAGAGGGGCTGTGTATGAGCCTTACCTCATCATATTCGGCAATGTCCCAACCAACATCGACAGTGAGTAGTATGCAAGCATAGCCAATATTGAGATGTTATTCAAACATGCAGTTCATACGGTTAAGGAGTAGGCATATACAAAAGCATTTACTCATTTCTATAAGAATGTTCATACAGTGTGCTCCCACTACAAGCAAGTTgcacatgtacatttaaaaaatgtaacaaaagCATGTTATATGTTAATTATTTTAATCATCTAGATGCTGAATTTGACGTGTCCACCTGCACTGTTAATGGCACCGACCCTATGCGACCCAAATGCCCTGTGCTCAATGCCAACCACATGCCAGCCTTCCCAGAGTGGCTGACCATCATTATGCTCTGTGTTTACCTTCTCTTTGCCAATATCCTGCTCCTCAACCTCCTCATTGCCATCTTCAAGTGAGTTCACTCCTCTCAGAACACTCGtctactctcttctcctttaTCTGAACCACACACTACCGTACAGGCCTTCTCTGTTGGGCAGCTCTGTATAATCTGTGCTGTTATTTCCTTGAGGGATTTACTTAAGATATTGTATTGTAAATGATAGATATTTCTTGAAAGTAAACTTCATAGCGACTGCATGGCTGCCTGTCCCACAGAGTCATGGGACTTTGACCGTTTTGCTTCAACAGCTACACATTTCAGGAGGTACaggacaacacagacacaatctgGAAGTTCCAGAGGTATGAGCTGATTAAGGAGTACCACAGCCGGCCTGCCGCCCCCCCACCCTTCATCCTCCTcagtcacctcctcctcctgttcaggCGCCTCGTGATGCGCAGCTCCCCCCAGAAGCACAAGCAGTTCAGTGAGTACTGCATTCACCTGGTAACTTTATGAGCCAAACGGATGCTTTTAGTCAAAGCTACTTATAGCATAGGGACGTACTTTCAGAGGGATCAtaatgatgacgatgatgatgttgaAGATTTGTTTAAgcttcagcaaaaaaaaataacgtTTTCGGCAAGCCAGGCTAATTTCTGTCATTACTTTTAAGAGCTCAGTTTAAAAACCCATTATTTGACCCAAACCACTTTAGAAGTAATTCTTCTGCACAAACCTGAAATTATCATGCATGCATAATTAGTATACCTAAAATCAGGGTCTGCATCAAAGTAATTGCCAACTGAGCATGAATACATGCCATACTGAAAGGCTTATTCTGTCTGGTTCTGTGTAGGGGAACAGTTGTCCAaaactgaggaggaggagttgtTGTCATGGGAGACTTTCATGAAGGACAATTACGTCGCCACCCAGCGACAAGAGAAGAGTGAAAGTACGGAACGCCGTATCCAGGACACAGCTGATAGGTAAGGCTGTTGGAGAACCAAGTGGAGAAATGCTCTCTATACACTAAGAAGGACCTACTTGACATGTACGAAAATAACTACAATAACTAAAATAAAGTGTCCTTAAATCTCCTTAAATCTACTACCACACCTAAATTAAAGTGTAATGTTTTAATCACTTTGTACAAGGAGACAAGGATAAATCACGCAGTGTTTTAGTAAATGCCCAGCCATCAAGGGAATTGTTCTGGCTTGCCCTCCAGGGTTGGCTCGATGTCAgagctgctggagagagagcaggacaggGGCTCGGTGGCAAAGCGCCTGGTTCATCTGGAGGAACAGGTTCAAAACAGTTTATTGTGTTCCTTTcctaagaataaaaaaaacaaataggcGAATAATGCATGTCCCTGCAAGCCCACattgtgtttttcccccctcattTCCCAATGTTCCTCACATGGCAGATCTCCCAGTCCACTAAAGCGCTGAAATGGATTATGGACACCTTAAAAGCCCAAGGTTACAAGTCTAAAGAGGAACCTCCTTCCATGTGTAAGTGGAGTGGATTCAGACTGCGTCCCCCTCTAAAACAACTACAGGATTTAGTGGGGTCAGTAAGGACAGGTTCTCTACTCACTACcgccccctctgtctgtccacaGCCAAGAGCGCTGAGAGTGAAGCAGATGAGGATGAAATTGATGGAGAACCGGAGAAGAGACAGTACCACTTCTACGCCCGTAGTTACCTCTACCCGGGCACCAATAAGAAGCGCTTCCCTGTTCCTGAGGAAAAAGTGCCTTGGGAGGTGCCTTATGATTTACATTTCATAAAATTATAAAGGTTATAACTCTGGAACTCTGGCATTTTTTATATTATAAAGGTGATAACTGAACTGggtatttattatattataaaggTTATAGCACTGAGCTAGGCATTTGATTTACATTGTAACCTTTGAAGAACtcttatttaacatttaaatcGAGGTTCTGATTAATGTCTGACTATTCCATGAATGTGAGAGTGTCATAGCATAAATGGCATCTTCATATTGGTGCTCATCATTATCACATACCTATGTCTCCTCCAGGTTGACTTCACCCCTTACATAGCTGAAGTCTACAGTGCAGATACAGTCAACAAGTAGGTTTGAATTGTCTGAATGCAGCCAATACatgtgtagcgccccctaggcCTATTTCCTGACACTAAAGGGCGTTCCTGGGTTCCTAAACTAATCCCAGTAaagtatataatacatataatccTTGCTGACCttctttttaaatgtctgttGATGTGTTTTACATGTGCTACGATTTAAACTATTTACTTAACTATTATTCAAATGAAATACCCTTTTAACCCTACACTCTATTACCCAATAATGGCTTAACACTAAGGAAATACTCAGAACTCAGGTTGTTCaattatcaaataaaaatatagtTTACGGATTtgaataagaaaataaatatcaTACATGTAATACATtcttaatgaaaacaaaataggaTACACAATGTATGAATAGCTTttgaattaaatgaaatgacaacaaacctcATGTTTGAATAAACCTTCAAATATACAGAAATCAAACAATAGCAGTTACCTATAATATGTCCCTAACAGACATCCATATTATAGTAGCTAGTAGGCTACCTAAACTAACATTCAGCTAACATTTAACAATACACAGCACATGcgtgggcccacacacacacacacgcgcaatcTCTCACCAGTGATTCACCCACCCCAGTCCTAGCCGGCAAATGAGCTAGTAGGCTACCTAGCAGCTTACCGTTGCAGTACTGGAGCGTTGCTTGTGTTCGGTGTGGCCAAAAACAAACTG
Protein-coding regions in this window:
- the trpm2 gene encoding transient receptor potential cation channel subfamily M member 2; translated protein: MLMKTLKTNFKKKMLCKSEKIHPDEPDIWQLGQIGVSNLLSNLRRCSLKSWIKENIKKKECCFFVQTEREGICKCGYPKDHHVEEANNPERFLGQSWEGQSHVIEVPTDAFGDIHFGGLAQNTGKYVRVSSDTPSEVLYQLMTEHWKLRPPNLLISVTGGAKNFYMRTELKNKFRRGLIKVAQSTGAWIITGGTHAGVMKHVGMAVRDYTLSSSSVKGEIVAIGVATWGTVHKRKSLIHPEGCFPADYTLDEQTQGHLSCLDSNHSHFLLVDDGTHDRYGVEIGLRSRLEKLIAEQSLGNRESHVKIPVVCVVLDGGQGTLNTIYNAMLNSTPCVILEGSGRMADVIANVAGKPVSRVTLALIQRLMKRFFGQEYESFSEIKVIEWAKKIQDIIRMPHLLTVFSMDEDKNSDVDVAILQAFLKASRNEESVGQQSWERQLELAVAWNRVDIAESEIFTEESKWKSSDLHDAMFSALVGHKSEFVRLLLENGVSIPQFLDKKGKMLCELYTNMPSCFFLRKLVKRLQGDKRHSQTNHRKNISLGAVGEVLRQLLGSFTQLIYLPTQSHDLIKIAEEDPDNTVIRDPGRDFFLWAILQNNRELAQIAWEQCRDSTAAALAASKILKKLAQESDDDEDDANMRELANHYERQAIGVFSECHSWDDQRAQRLLIRISPSWGKTTCLRLALEANDKSFVAQSGVQALLTQIWCGELAVDTPQWKLVLCMLFSPLIYTGFITYRRNEDIEREAMRNEELLAMESVTGSSTNTRMKTSFRDPQDGAQLKPLSCLTKLASFYAAPQVKFFWNIASYFGFLWLFSIVLMIDFQPTPSWREWLLYVWLTSLVFEEVRQLFDDPDGFGFRRKANLYINDLWNILDVVSILLFIAGLACRWTSSAFYAGKVILCIDFIIFCLRLMAIFTISRTLGPKIIIVKKMMMDLFFFMFLLSIWVVAYGVAKQGILIHNEERLDWIVRGAVYEPYLIIFGNVPTNIDNAEFDVSTCTVNGTDPMRPKCPVLNANHMPAFPEWLTIIMLCVYLLFANILLLNLLIAIFNYTFQEVQDNTDTIWKFQRYELIKEYHSRPAAPPPFILLSHLLLLFRRLVMRSSPQKHKQFREQLSKTEEEELLSWETFMKDNYVATQRQEKSESTERRIQDTADRVGSMSELLEREQDRGSVAKRLVHLEEQISQSTKALKWIMDTLKAQGYKSKEEPPSMSKSAESEADEDEIDGEPEKRQYHFYARSYLYPGTNKKRFPVPEEKVPWEVDFTPYIAEVYSADTVNKAEELTLDNYRNPGGRTGIRGKGALQCLGPNHILDPVLTHWQDKDHSVLQFLAAWNEAERCWSLPGGALKTGEPLPDRLKTLLGDKLYQRIKAKLGDGSRHNTVYEGYADEPRNTDNAWIETAVLNIHLDSAGSLMNELNRKVATSQMSNERIQWKEVNSKTSVYTYQKEALRLIAKLHQTPF